The following proteins are co-located in the bacterium genome:
- a CDS encoding DUF4440 domain-containing protein, giving the protein MRRLAAALAFAGAVFAASAALAAPPDPAAELAARDRAFDQASRERGVAAWVEFFADDAVVFPGRGPFVRGKEAIRAAWAKAGFDPAGLSWFVDGAEVSAAGDFGVTYGHWRAERKGPDGKPAVATGKYLTTWRKGADGAWRVIADIGAPDAP; this is encoded by the coding sequence ATGCGTCGCCTCGCCGCCGCGCTCGCCTTCGCGGGCGCCGTCTTCGCCGCCTCCGCCGCCCTCGCCGCGCCGCCCGATCCGGCCGCCGAACTCGCCGCGCGCGACCGCGCCTTCGACCAGGCCTCGCGCGAGCGGGGCGTCGCCGCGTGGGTGGAGTTCTTCGCCGACGACGCCGTGGTCTTCCCCGGCCGCGGGCCGTTCGTCCGCGGCAAGGAGGCGATCCGCGCCGCGTGGGCCAAGGCGGGGTTCGACCCGGCCGGCCTGTCGTGGTTCGTGGACGGCGCCGAAGTCTCCGCCGCGGGCGACTTCGGCGTCACCTACGGCCACTGGCGCGCGGAGCGGAAGGGGCCGGACGGCAAGCCGGCGGTCGCGACGGGGAAGTACCTCACGACGTGGCGCAAAGGCGCCGACGGGGCCTGGCGGGTGATCGCCGACATCGGCGCCCCCGACGCTCCCTGA